Proteins encoded together in one Anopheles darlingi chromosome 3, idAnoDarlMG_H_01, whole genome shotgun sequence window:
- the LOC125954276 gene encoding insulin-like growth factor-binding protein complex acid labile subunit has protein sequence MALIVSWIFILGLIVPDLSSSLLHCPHRCHCDDEKLDVNCEEGHLDVLPIALNPSIQRLVIKNNKIRIIDSSIQFYSELTLLDLSFNYLFNIPDRTFGHQRKLQQLHLNHNKISTISNRTFVGLGELLVLNLRGNLIDQIDAMTFTPLSKLEELNLGQNRIASVGLSVGAFVGIGDLKILLLDDNLLSVVPPEECLKPIDKLAELYLGTNPLGHIEDGALAVLSELTLLDLRSAGLPNVTVGTFGGIENLKSLNLADNQFRRVPSGALGVLRRLEELAIGQNHFESLPAHSFRGLSNLKRFELKGSLYLRRIERAAFQTNTNLETVVIESNKALTELEEETFAGLLYLKHLSLRNNGLERLDETMFSWNSLRTVDISDNPINCDCYYTRLLLRLQSAARVSYNATGCPQHLPDQWECEYALERNKNLISVVVPLVAIVTAIALAFYRFRGLLREYVKNGCKSKAAAAAAAAASATPAGGLPVLAPIAHRSTDLSTVVDYEKPLTDEDYVIRASNLYRGGANQPMLNGAYPLYLQQNPAVYYNKPLPITEL, from the coding sequence ATGGCACTCATCGTATCGTGGATCTTCATACTGGGGCTCATCGTGCCGGATCTGTCGTCGAGTTTGCTGCACTGTCCCCATCGGTGCCACTGCGACGACGAGAAGCTGGACGTGAACTGTGAGGAGGGCCACCTGGACGTGCTGCCCATCGCCCTGAACCCCTCGATCCAGCGGCTCGTGATAAAGAACAACAAGATCCGCATCATCGACTCGTCGATTCAGTTCTACTCCGAGCTGACGCTGCTGGATCTGAGCTTCAACTATCTGTTCAACATCCCGGACCGGACGTTCGGGCACCAGcgcaagctgcagcagctgcacctgAACCACAACAAAATCAGCACCATCTCGAACCGGACGTTCGTCGGGTTGggcgagctgctggtgctgaatcTGCGGGGCAATCTCATCGACCAGATTGACGCGATGACGTTCACGCCGCTGTCGAAGCTGGAGGAGCTTAATCTCGGCCAGAATCGCATCGCCAGCGTCGggttgtcggtcggtgcgtTCGTTGGCATCGGCGATCTGAAGATTTTGCTGCTGGACGATAATCTGCTGAGTGTCGTTCCGCCGGAAGAGTGCCTGAAGCCAATCGACAAGCTGGCCGAGCTGTACCTCGGTACGAACCCGCTCGGTCACATCGAGGACGGTGCGCTGGCCGTCCTGTCCGAGCTGACGCTGCTCGACTTGCGGAGCGCCGGTCTACCGAATGTGACGGTCGGTACGTTCGGTGGTATCGAGAATCTGAAGTCGCTCAATCTGGCCGACAATCAGTTCCGCCGGGTACCGTCGGGTGCGCTCGGTGTACTGCGACGCCTCGAGGAGCTAGCTATTGGCCAGAACCACTTCGAATCCCTGCCAGCACACTCATTCCGAGGGCTCTCCAATTTGAAGCGCTTCGAGCTGAAGGGTTCACTGTACCTGCGGCGTATCGAGCGTGCGGCCTTCCAGACCAACACCAACCTCGAGACGGTGGTGATTGAATCGAACAAGGCGCTGACCGAGCTGGAGGAGGAAACGTTCGCCGGGCTGCTGTACCTGAAGCACCTCAGTCTGCGGAACAACGGGCTCGAGCGGCTCGACGAGACGATGTTCTCGTGGAACAGTCTCCGTACGGTCGACATCTCCGATAATCCGATCAACTGCGATTGCTACTAcacccggctgctgctacggctgcaGTCGGCGGCACGCGTCAGCTACAATGCGACCGGCTGCCCGCAGCATCTGCCCGACCAGTGGGAGTGTGAGTATGCGCTCGAGCGGAACAAGAACCTCATCTCGGTGGTCGTACCGTTGGTTGCCATCGTTACCGCGATCGCACTTGCGTTCTATCGGTTCCGTGGGTTACTGCGGGAGTACGTGAAGAATGGATGCAAAAgtaaggcggcggcggcggcagcggcggcggccagtgCGACACCGGCCGGTGGACTACCGGTCCTGGCACCGATCGCTCACCGGTCGACCGACCTGTCGACGGTTGTCGACTACGAGAAGCCACTGACGGATGAGGATTATGTGATTCGGGCCAGCAATCTGTACCGTGGcggtgccaaccagccaatgCTGAACGGTGCCTATCCGCTCTATCTGCAGCAGAACCCGGCCGTCTACTACAACAAACCATTACCGATTACGGAGTTATAG